The following coding sequences are from one Mustela lutreola isolate mMusLut2 chromosome 5, mMusLut2.pri, whole genome shotgun sequence window:
- the F2R gene encoding proteinase-activated receptor 1 yields the protein MGPRRLLLVAAGLSLCGPLLSARTRGRKPESKATNATVDPRSFFLKKIETFEPFPLHDDEEKNRSRFPEDRLSPINISHPLQKLHPVFISEDASGYLTSTWMTLFIPSVYTGVFVISLPLNIMAIVVFILKMKVKKPAVVYMLHLATADVLFVSVLPFKISYYFSGSDWRFGSEMCRFVTAAFYCNMYASIMLMTVISIDRFLAVVYPIQSLSWRTLGRASFTCLAIWALAIAGVVPLLLKEQTAQVPGLNVTTCHDVLSVTLLKGYYAYYFLAFSAVFFFVPLIVSTICYVSIIRCLSSSAVANRSKKSRALFLSLAVFCIFLLCFGPTNVLLILHYSFVSQESTTEAAYFAYLLCVCVSSISCCIDPLIYYYASSECQRYLCSILCCRESSDPSSYNSSGQLMASKMDTCSSHLNNSIYKKLLT from the exons ATGGGGCCGCGGCGGCTGCTGCTCGTGGCCGCCGGACTCAGTCTATGCGGCCCCCTGCTGTCGGCCCGCACTCGAGGCCGCAAGCCCG agtcaAAAGCAACCAATGCTACTGTGGATCCCCGGTCATTTTTTCTCAAGAAGATTGAAACATTTGAACCATTCCCACTGCATGATGATGAGGAGAAAAACAGGAGCAGGTTCCCTGAGGACAGACTAAGCCCCATCAATATAAGTCATCCTCTTCAAAAACTGCACCCTGTGTTTATCTCAGAAGATGCCTCAGGGTATCTTACCAGCACCTGGATGACACTTTTTATCCCCTCTGTCTACACTGGCGTGTTTGTCATAAGCCTTCCTCTGAATATCATGGCCATTGTTGTGTTTATCTTGAAGATGAAGGTCAAGAAGCCCGCTGTGGTGTACATGCTGCATCTGGCCACGGCGGACGTGCTCTTCGTGTCAGTGCTCCCGTTCAAGATCAGCTATTACTTTTCCGGCAGCGATTGGAGATTTGGTTCTGAAATGTGTCGCTTTGTCACCGCAGCCTTTTACTGTAACATGTACGCCTCCATCATGCTCATGACAGTCATAAGCATTGACCGGTTTTTGGCCGTGGTGTACCCCATCCAGTCCCTCTCCTGGCGTACCCTGGGGAGGGCTTCCTTCACTTGTCTGGCCATCTGGGCTCTGGCCATTGCGGGGGTGGTGCCTCTCCTTCTCAAGGAACAAACCGCCCAGGTGCCGGGGCTCAACGTCACCACCTGCCATGACGTGCTCAGTGTAACCCTCCTCAAAGGCTACTATGCCTATTACTTCTTAGCCTTCTCTGCTGTCTTCTTCTTTGTGCCCCTGATCGTTTCCACCATCTGTTACGTGTCTATCATTCGATGCCTTAGCTCCTCCGCAGTCGCCAACCGGAGCAAGAAGTCCCGGGCTTTGTTCCTTTCGCTTGCTGTTTTCTGCATCTTCCTCCTCTGCTTTGGACCCACAAACGTCCTCCTGATTCTGCATTACTCCTTCGTTTCTCAGGAGTCCACCACAGAGGCTGCCTACTTTGCCTAcctcctctgtgtctgtgtcagCAGCATCAGCTGTTGCATTGATCCCTTGATTTACTATTATGCCTCTTCCGAGTGCCAGAGGTACCTCTGCAGCATCTTATGCTGCAGAGAAAGTTCTGATCCCAGCAGCTACAACAGCAGCGGTCAGCTGATGGCCAGCAAAATGGATACCTGCTCGAGTCACCTGAATAACAGCATATACAAAAAGCTCTTAACTTAG